Sequence from the Syntrophales bacterium genome:
TCTCGAGAGCCTGCAGGCCGGTCCTGTTTACGGCATTGAAGGAAAGACGAACATCAATGACATCAGGGGACTTCGCCCAGGTGGCGACAACAATCTGGTTGCCCCGTTCATCGGCACTGGTTTTCTTCTCCTCCGGTTCGGGCGAAAAAGCAAGGTCAATTGCCCTGACTTCCTGGCAATAGGTAGGCGATTGAAAGGTCTGGGGTAATACAAAGCTCAGCGCTAATTTCCTGATACCCTCACCGGCTGTTACCCGTTCCCGCAGTTCATAACTTATATTCGACACCATCTCTCCCCTTACTGTATAGTTCTCAGCCCATCCGGGGATAGACCACAATAAAACAATGCCGAGGATTATCCAGAACATCTTTCTCATTATCCTTCTCCTCTTAAAACACTGCAGGCTTGCAGATCACCTCTTTCACTTTTAGAGCAAAGATATCGGCGCTGTTGGCCGGTTGGATGACCAGAGCGGTATCGGCGCCGCCGGCAGTGCCTCCGATAGAGATCACATCTTCATCAGTTCTCACCAGACCAGCATCAGCGGCCATCAGGGCCAATTCGATGGCCACCTTGGTGCCCTGGCCGAATATACGAAGGGTATAGGCCATAATTTCATCTACCTGATATGTGGCGAGTTTCCTTCTCACACCACGACCAACCCCGCCAAAGACATGCTGGCAGGTCAGCACCGTCACGCCCTTTGATTGTAACTCCTGCCGGTCCATGTCGCTCAACTCCTGAAAATCTGGTTTCACAAACCCCGTCACATGGGTTACAGCAATGATCTTAATACCTGGATCAAGGGCTTTTAAAGCCTCGAATGCGGTCTTCCCACTGCATGTAGCAACCAGGACCTTTCCGATCGAAAGCTCCCTGCACCGTCTTGAAACAGCTTCCATTACCGCTTTCGTGTTCTTTTTACCGGATTTAAAAAAATAACGGCAGGGGATATCGTTGTACAGAGTTAATTTCTTCGCCATGATCGGTTACCTCCATTTATCTCCCCTTATGAGGGGGTAAAAAAGAGTACTACAAACGGCCGTTGTCTGTCAAAGACTTTCAACCTGTGCGGTTGGGCTTTTTCACCGCAA
This genomic interval carries:
- a CDS encoding pyruvate kinase alpha/beta domain-containing protein is translated as MAKKLTLYNDIPCRYFFKSGKKNTKAVMEAVSRRCRELSIGKVLVATCSGKTAFEALKALDPGIKIIAVTHVTGFVKPDFQELSDMDRQELQSKGVTVLTCQHVFGGVGRGVRRKLATYQVDEIMAYTLRIFGQGTKVAIELALMAADAGLVRTDEDVISIGGTAGGADTALVIQPANSADIFALKVKEVICKPAVF